The following coding sequences are from one Paraburkholderia caballeronis window:
- a CDS encoding glycosyltransferase family 4 protein — MNTQSIQSLQIGMHWFPERAGGLDRMYYSLVGALPGAGVEVRGVVAGSPQVAQDSGGAIRGFGAASRPLPLRLMDARRALRREIREQRPDVISSHFALYTFPGLDVTRGIPQVSHFQGPWADESFVEGAASLSQRIKHHLEQSVYERSSRLIVLSKAFGEILTRRYGIAPDRVRVVPGCVDTAQFDPPCSPAEARMKLQLPQDRPIILAVRRLVRRMGLEDLIDAVKRLKPRHPDVLLLIAGKGRLEAELQQRIDDAGLADNVKLLGFVPDAHLPSLYRAANLSVVPTVALEGFGLITVESLSAGTPVLVTPVGGLPEAVAGLSKDLVLASTGADAIADGIGAALTGRMKLPDADACRDYARRHFDNAVVAKRVAGVYAEAIAA, encoded by the coding sequence ATGAACACTCAATCCATCCAATCGTTGCAGATCGGCATGCACTGGTTTCCCGAGCGCGCAGGCGGTCTCGACCGCATGTATTACTCGCTGGTCGGCGCGCTGCCCGGCGCGGGCGTCGAGGTGCGCGGCGTCGTCGCCGGTTCGCCGCAGGTCGCGCAGGACAGCGGCGGCGCGATCCGCGGCTTCGGCGCGGCGTCGCGCCCGCTGCCGCTGCGCCTGATGGACGCGCGCCGCGCGTTGCGCCGCGAGATTCGCGAGCAGCGGCCCGACGTGATCTCGTCGCACTTCGCGCTGTACACGTTCCCCGGCCTCGACGTGACGCGCGGCATCCCGCAGGTGTCGCATTTCCAGGGGCCGTGGGCCGACGAGAGTTTCGTCGAGGGCGCGGCGAGCCTGAGCCAGCGGATCAAGCATCACCTCGAACAGTCGGTGTACGAGCGTTCGTCGCGGCTGATCGTGCTGTCGAAGGCGTTCGGCGAGATCCTGACGCGGCGCTACGGCATCGCGCCGGACCGGGTGCGCGTGGTGCCGGGCTGCGTGGACACCGCGCAGTTCGATCCGCCGTGCTCGCCGGCCGAGGCGCGGATGAAGCTGCAACTGCCGCAGGACCGGCCGATCATCCTCGCGGTGCGGCGGCTGGTGCGCCGGATGGGCCTCGAAGACCTGATCGACGCGGTGAAGCGGCTGAAGCCGCGGCATCCGGACGTGCTGCTGCTGATCGCGGGCAAGGGGCGTCTGGAGGCGGAGTTGCAGCAGAGGATCGACGACGCGGGCCTCGCGGACAACGTGAAGCTGCTCGGCTTCGTGCCGGACGCGCATCTGCCGTCGCTGTACCGCGCGGCGAACCTGTCGGTCGTGCCGACCGTCGCGCTCGAAGGCTTCGGGCTCATCACCGTCGAATCGCTGTCGGCCGGCACGCCGGTGCTCGTGACGCCGGTCGGCGGGCTGCCGGAAGCGGTCGCGGGGCTGTCGAAGGATCTGGTGCTGGCGTCGACCGGCGCGGACGCGATCGCGGACGGCATCGGGGCCGCGCTCACGGGCCGCATGAAGCTGCCGGATGCGGATGCGTGCCGCGACTATGCGCGCCGTCATTTCGATAACGCGGTGGTCGCGAAGCGGGTTGCCGGGGTTTATGCGGAGGCGATCGCGGCTTGA
- a CDS encoding glycosyltransferase family 4 protein, whose protein sequence is MKVAIVTHVVRHNDGQGRVNHEIARAALNEGFEVTLIASHVAPDLAAHPAVNWVRVQPSRWWPTNLLRQQVFAAKSALWLRRHRREFDVLHVNGFITWARADVNTAHFVHGGWARSKYYPFGLTRGLWSAYQFVYTRANAVLERWAYRRTRVIAAVSRKVADEIRASGGHPVERLDVIYNGVDTQGFAAAHGDRAKFDLPPGAFLLLFVGDLRTPRKNLGTVLDAMKQLPEHVHLAVAGYLPGSPYPDRARALGIASRVHFLGLVREMPVLMRSVDAYVFPSRYEAMSLSLLEAMASGLPVVTARTAGGAEIITPECGIVLDDPDDAPALAGAIAQLAGDDAARRAMGDAAAALAGGFGWARMAAQYIALYRQLAGGTPAAARDERHERHEEAADCDEPAPLAPGPAFGHAKTP, encoded by the coding sequence ATGAAAGTCGCCATCGTCACGCACGTCGTGCGCCACAACGACGGCCAGGGCCGCGTGAATCACGAGATCGCGCGCGCCGCGCTGAACGAGGGGTTCGAGGTCACGCTGATCGCGTCGCACGTCGCGCCCGACCTGGCCGCGCATCCGGCGGTGAACTGGGTGCGCGTGCAGCCGTCGCGCTGGTGGCCGACCAACCTGCTGCGGCAGCAGGTGTTCGCCGCGAAGAGCGCGCTGTGGCTGCGCCGCCATCGCCGCGAGTTCGACGTGCTGCACGTGAACGGCTTCATCACGTGGGCGCGCGCCGACGTGAACACCGCGCACTTCGTGCACGGCGGCTGGGCGCGCAGCAAGTACTACCCGTTCGGGCTCACGCGCGGCCTGTGGTCCGCGTACCAGTTCGTCTATACCCGCGCGAACGCGGTGCTGGAACGCTGGGCCTACCGGCGCACCCGCGTGATCGCGGCGGTGTCGAGGAAGGTCGCGGACGAGATCCGCGCGTCGGGCGGGCATCCGGTCGAACGGCTCGACGTGATCTACAACGGCGTCGATACGCAGGGTTTCGCGGCCGCGCACGGCGACCGCGCGAAGTTCGACCTGCCGCCCGGCGCGTTCCTGCTGCTGTTCGTCGGCGACCTGCGCACGCCGCGCAAGAACCTCGGCACCGTGCTCGACGCGATGAAGCAACTGCCGGAGCACGTGCATCTGGCGGTCGCCGGTTATCTGCCGGGCAGCCCGTATCCGGACCGGGCGCGCGCGCTCGGCATCGCGTCGCGCGTGCATTTTCTCGGCCTCGTGCGCGAGATGCCGGTGCTGATGCGCTCGGTCGATGCGTATGTGTTTCCGTCGCGCTACGAGGCGATGAGCCTGTCGCTGCTCGAAGCGATGGCGTCCGGCCTGCCGGTCGTCACCGCGCGCACGGCGGGCGGCGCGGAGATCATCACGCCCGAATGCGGGATCGTGCTCGACGACCCGGACGACGCGCCGGCGCTCGCGGGCGCGATCGCGCAACTGGCCGGCGACGATGCCGCGCGCCGCGCGATGGGCGACGCGGCCGCCGCGCTCGCGGGCGGCTTCGGCTGGGCGCGGATGGCCGCGCAGTACATCGCGCTGTACCGGCAACTGGCCGGCGGCACGCCGGCCGCCGCGCGCGATGAGCGGCACGAGCGCCATGAAGAGGCCGCCGACTGCGACGAACCCGCGCCGCTCGCGCCCGGCCCGGCGTTCGGCCACGCGAAAACGCCATGA
- a CDS encoding glucose-6-phosphate isomerase: MRMPPTGAFAVAASPEPPGARRRARGLRGALGRDTLPPLLLWVVTALLVLAHQGTVLTLAFPVLSVATGLWLYFVNPARYVGFMWWMWFLSPEVRRLADYGKGAFTPTSLIQIAPLAVTMISALSLVRYYPILAQRRGLPVLLALLGLLYAFVVGVVSSGPLAATYDLANWAYPLLIGFHIMANARQYPEYRRTIVNSFIYGMLVMGAYGLVQFFVMPQWDAMWMIGSDMNSQGDPVPLGVRVFSTMNSSGPFAFAMMGAMVFVMAAQHRVRWVAAAFGFFAFALSLVRSTWGGWAIAMLIQLVKSSNRVRIRIVVSALVLAAVCVPLLAIGPVADRMQARLSTLVNLSDDQSYEARNQFYADFAKTAFTDVTGEGLGATGASTKLSSNNGELGKYGSFDSGVMNIPFVLGWPGTLLYLSGVLWLLARAVRVSFRLKHDRYVSACMSLAVAIFAMLVFTNSLVGTGGLLLFSSVFSILGAGHWHKLTQRGAARTTEVSD; the protein is encoded by the coding sequence ATGCGGATGCCACCGACAGGCGCGTTCGCGGTCGCCGCGTCGCCGGAACCGCCCGGCGCGCGCCGCCGCGCGCGCGGCCTGCGCGGCGCGCTCGGCCGCGATACGCTGCCGCCGCTGCTGCTGTGGGTCGTCACCGCGCTGCTGGTGCTCGCGCACCAGGGCACGGTGCTGACGCTTGCGTTCCCGGTGCTGTCGGTCGCGACGGGCCTGTGGCTGTACTTCGTGAACCCGGCGCGCTACGTCGGCTTCATGTGGTGGATGTGGTTCCTGAGCCCCGAGGTGCGGCGGCTCGCGGACTACGGCAAGGGCGCGTTCACGCCGACCAGCCTGATCCAGATCGCGCCGCTCGCGGTCACGATGATCAGCGCGCTGTCGCTCGTCCGCTATTACCCGATCCTCGCGCAGCGGCGCGGGCTGCCGGTGCTGCTCGCGCTGCTCGGGCTGCTGTACGCGTTCGTCGTCGGCGTCGTGTCGAGCGGGCCGCTCGCGGCCACCTACGACCTCGCGAACTGGGCGTATCCGCTGCTGATCGGCTTTCACATCATGGCGAACGCGCGCCAGTACCCGGAGTACCGCAGGACGATCGTGAATTCGTTCATCTACGGGATGCTCGTGATGGGCGCCTACGGGCTCGTGCAGTTCTTCGTGATGCCGCAGTGGGACGCGATGTGGATGATCGGCTCCGACATGAACTCGCAGGGCGACCCGGTGCCGCTCGGCGTGCGCGTGTTCAGCACGATGAATTCATCGGGACCGTTCGCGTTCGCGATGATGGGCGCGATGGTGTTCGTGATGGCCGCGCAGCATCGCGTGCGCTGGGTCGCGGCCGCGTTCGGCTTCTTCGCGTTCGCGCTGTCGCTGGTGCGCTCGACGTGGGGCGGCTGGGCGATCGCGATGCTGATCCAGCTGGTGAAGTCGAGCAACCGGGTGCGCATCCGCATCGTCGTCAGCGCGCTGGTGCTCGCGGCGGTGTGCGTGCCGCTGCTCGCGATCGGCCCGGTCGCCGACCGGATGCAGGCGCGTCTTTCCACGCTCGTGAACCTGAGCGACGACCAGAGTTACGAGGCGCGCAACCAGTTCTACGCGGACTTCGCGAAAACCGCGTTCACCGACGTGACCGGCGAAGGGCTCGGCGCGACCGGCGCGTCGACGAAGCTGTCCAGCAACAACGGCGAACTCGGCAAGTACGGCAGCTTCGACAGCGGCGTGATGAACATTCCGTTCGTGCTCGGCTGGCCCGGCACGCTGCTGTATCTGTCCGGCGTGCTGTGGCTGCTCGCGCGCGCGGTGCGGGTGTCGTTCCGGCTGAAGCACGACCGCTACGTGTCCGCGTGCATGAGCCTCGCGGTCGCGATCTTCGCGATGCTGGTGTTCACGAACTCGCTCGTCGGCACCGGCGGCCTGCTGCTGTTTTCGAGCGTGTTTTCCATCCTCGGCGCGGGCCACTGGCACAAGCTGACGCAACGCGGCGCCGCCCGCACCACGGAGGTTTCCGATTGA
- a CDS encoding glycosyltransferase, which produces MTATQVHVHLFYGADPRHYRKGEDIGCLYGYHHAESDEFALNYSRDAAESRPVRFVRRALKAALGFDFVHTWRNRRAILAADAVWTHTEQEHLAVSLLLLMNARRRGRRPLLLAQSVWLLDRWPGYGPLRRALYRRLLARADLLTTLASENAALCGRYFGRAARHVFYGLNTNDFPLRPPSQWQPHTPLRVAAIGNDRDRDWTTLATALGHDARYAVRIATRRRIPASVRAPNVEIVRVSGIDEQHALYEWADLIVVPLRPNTHASGITVMLEAAALGKPMVATRVGALDDYFDDDAVSYVEPFDPAQLRAAVNALLDAPSRALRQAQAACGQLRERDLTTQHFARQHAQLTREMLNQRDAGAGVGADLDAAPLSPDAVRNASGQWPGRM; this is translated from the coding sequence ATGACCGCCACGCAAGTCCACGTCCATCTGTTCTACGGCGCCGACCCGCGCCACTACCGGAAAGGCGAGGACATCGGCTGCCTGTACGGCTATCACCACGCGGAGTCCGACGAGTTCGCGCTGAACTATTCGCGCGACGCGGCGGAGAGCCGCCCGGTGCGCTTCGTGCGCCGCGCGCTGAAGGCGGCGCTCGGTTTCGACTTCGTCCATACGTGGCGCAACCGCCGCGCGATCCTCGCGGCGGACGCGGTGTGGACGCATACCGAGCAGGAGCATCTGGCGGTGTCGCTGCTGTTGCTGATGAACGCGCGCCGGCGCGGCAGGCGTCCGCTGCTGCTCGCGCAGAGCGTGTGGCTGCTCGACCGCTGGCCCGGTTACGGGCCGCTGCGGCGCGCGCTGTATCGCCGGCTGCTGGCGCGCGCGGACCTGCTGACGACGCTCGCGAGCGAGAACGCCGCGCTGTGCGGCCGTTATTTCGGCCGCGCCGCGCGCCACGTGTTCTATGGGCTGAACACGAACGACTTCCCGCTGCGGCCGCCGTCGCAGTGGCAGCCGCATACGCCGCTGCGCGTCGCCGCGATCGGCAACGACCGCGACCGCGACTGGACGACGCTCGCGACGGCGCTCGGCCACGATGCGCGCTACGCGGTGCGGATCGCGACGCGGCGGCGCATTCCCGCGTCGGTGCGCGCGCCGAACGTCGAGATCGTGCGCGTGTCGGGCATCGACGAGCAGCACGCGCTCTACGAATGGGCCGACCTGATCGTCGTGCCGCTGCGGCCGAACACGCACGCGTCCGGGATCACGGTGATGCTCGAAGCGGCCGCGCTCGGCAAGCCGATGGTCGCGACGCGCGTCGGCGCGCTCGACGACTACTTCGACGACGACGCGGTGTCGTACGTCGAGCCGTTCGATCCGGCGCAGTTGCGCGCCGCGGTGAACGCGCTGCTGGACGCGCCGTCGCGCGCGTTGCGGCAGGCGCAGGCCGCGTGCGGGCAGTTGCGCGAGCGCGACCTCACCACCCAGCACTTCGCGCGGCAGCACGCGCAGTTGACGCGCGAGATGCTGAACCAGCGCGATGCCGGGGCCGGCGTGGGCGCGGATCTGGACGCCGCGCCGCTTTCCCCCGACGCGGTGCGCAACGCTTCCGGCCAGTGGCCGGGCAGGATGTGA
- a CDS encoding glycosyltransferase family 2 protein, with the protein MKVTVLVPTWRRPEDLARCLSALLRQQRAPDQIVVVARAEDEATHACLAEHVTPRVLPVDVALVDQPGQVAALNRGLDAATGDVIAITDDDAAPRVDWLARIAAAFEADPKLGALGGRDWVHENGRVLDGEQPLVGKVRLSGRIVGNHHLGVGGAREVDLLKGANMSYRRDAIRGQRFDSRLRGAGAQVHNDMAFSMSVKRAGWKLVYDPLVAVDHFPAPRFGEDPRNAQTLASKRNAAYNLHLILRAHLPPLHRETAWWWYALVGTRVYPGLLHTGLGVLRGRSAPLAAFAQWRAVRGGAREARRAMR; encoded by the coding sequence ATGAAAGTGACCGTACTCGTGCCGACCTGGCGCCGCCCCGAAGATCTCGCGCGCTGCCTGTCCGCGCTGTTGCGCCAGCAGCGCGCGCCGGACCAGATCGTCGTGGTCGCGCGCGCCGAAGACGAAGCGACCCACGCATGTCTCGCGGAGCACGTGACGCCGCGCGTGCTGCCGGTCGACGTCGCGCTGGTCGATCAGCCGGGCCAGGTGGCCGCGCTGAACCGCGGCCTCGACGCCGCGACCGGCGACGTGATCGCGATCACCGACGACGACGCCGCGCCGCGCGTGGACTGGCTCGCGCGGATCGCGGCCGCGTTCGAGGCGGACCCGAAGCTCGGCGCGCTGGGCGGCCGCGACTGGGTGCACGAGAACGGCCGCGTGCTCGACGGCGAGCAGCCGCTGGTCGGCAAGGTGCGCCTCTCGGGACGCATCGTCGGCAACCATCACCTCGGCGTCGGCGGCGCGCGCGAAGTCGATCTGCTGAAGGGCGCGAACATGAGCTACCGGCGCGACGCGATTCGCGGGCAGCGCTTCGACAGCCGGCTGCGCGGCGCGGGCGCGCAGGTCCACAACGACATGGCGTTCAGCATGAGCGTGAAGCGCGCGGGCTGGAAGCTCGTGTACGACCCGCTCGTCGCGGTCGATCATTTTCCGGCGCCGCGTTTCGGCGAGGACCCGCGCAACGCGCAGACGCTCGCGTCGAAGCGCAACGCCGCCTACAACCTGCATCTGATCCTGCGCGCGCATCTGCCGCCGCTGCACCGCGAGACCGCGTGGTGGTGGTATGCGCTCGTCGGCACGCGCGTGTATCCGGGCCTGCTGCATACGGGTCTCGGCGTGCTGCGCGGCCGCAGCGCGCCGCTCGCCGCGTTCGCGCAATGGCGCGCGGTGCGCGGCGGCGCGCGCGAAGCCCGCCGCGCGATGCGGTGA
- a CDS encoding polysaccharide biosynthesis tyrosine autokinase, which translates to MQPTSHPGHAARTEEEDVVLGQLLRVIVDDIGWLIGIAAAVVAIAVFYCYVAKPVYSADTQVRVEPADYTSQALTQTQTGASITSGSSGSLPTDAEIQMIKSRSVVEPVVKQFHLNFSVTPVTVPVLGNLANRLATPGTPSRPWLGLGSFAWGGEVVNVDAVDVAPELEGRKLTLTALDDGRYVVSGPDGARLLEGRVGEAAQGGGVSLLVSRLVARPGTRFTVVRMNDLDAITGFQSAIQVQEQGKQTGVIGISLEDTDPARAADIANALAQSYLREHVATKQADASKMLDFLRSEQPRLKRDLENAEAALTAYQSKSGSINASDEAKIYLEGSVQYEQQISAMQLQIASMLQRFGDEHPVIVAARQQLAQLEGERQKFDTRFRDLPATEVKAVQLQRDAKVAEDIYVLLLNRIQELSVQRVGTGGNVHIVDSAMRPGQPSKPKRVLIVSAAALLGLILGTGFVLLRRNMFKGIVDAEQIERSFHLPVYGLVPLSSEQAALEKRGPAPGGSRLREVLANSRPRDLTVESLRSLRTSLQFSMMDAKNRVIVLTGSVPGVGKSFLTANLAVLLAHSGKRVLMIDGDMRRGALERYLGGPQEGGFSELLSGQIALDEAIRSTEIDNLHFVSCGRRPPNPSELLMSPRLGQYLDGLSKRYDVLLIDTPPVLAVTDAAIIGGHAGSTFLVLRSGMHSEGEIADTLKRLRSAGVNVQGGIFNAVPQRARNSYGYGYTAVQEYLST; encoded by the coding sequence ATGCAACCCACCAGTCATCCGGGCCACGCTGCCCGCACCGAGGAAGAGGACGTCGTCCTCGGCCAGTTGCTGCGCGTCATCGTCGACGACATCGGCTGGCTGATCGGCATCGCGGCGGCCGTCGTCGCGATCGCGGTCTTCTACTGCTACGTCGCGAAACCGGTCTACAGCGCCGACACCCAGGTGCGCGTCGAGCCGGCCGACTACACGTCGCAGGCGCTCACGCAGACGCAGACCGGCGCGTCGATCACGAGCGGCTCGTCCGGCTCGCTGCCGACCGACGCCGAGATCCAGATGATCAAGAGCCGCAGCGTCGTCGAACCGGTGGTCAAGCAGTTCCACCTGAACTTCTCGGTGACGCCGGTCACGGTGCCGGTGCTCGGCAACCTGGCGAACCGGCTCGCGACGCCCGGCACGCCGTCGCGGCCGTGGCTCGGCCTCGGTTCGTTCGCGTGGGGCGGCGAGGTCGTGAACGTCGACGCGGTCGACGTCGCGCCGGAACTCGAAGGCCGCAAGCTGACGCTGACCGCGCTCGACGACGGCCGCTACGTGGTGAGCGGCCCGGACGGCGCACGGCTGCTCGAAGGCCGGGTTGGCGAGGCCGCGCAGGGCGGCGGCGTGTCGCTGCTGGTCAGCAGGCTCGTGGCGCGGCCCGGCACGCGCTTCACCGTCGTGCGGATGAACGACCTCGACGCGATCACCGGCTTCCAGTCCGCGATCCAGGTGCAGGAGCAGGGCAAGCAGACCGGCGTGATCGGCATCTCGCTGGAGGACACCGATCCGGCGCGCGCGGCCGACATCGCGAATGCGCTCGCGCAGTCGTATCTGCGCGAGCACGTCGCGACCAAGCAGGCCGACGCGAGCAAGATGCTCGACTTCCTGCGCAGCGAGCAGCCGCGCCTGAAGCGCGACCTCGAAAACGCGGAAGCCGCGCTGACCGCGTACCAGAGCAAATCCGGCTCGATCAACGCGAGCGACGAAGCGAAGATCTACCTCGAAGGCAGCGTGCAGTACGAGCAGCAGATTTCCGCGATGCAGTTGCAGATCGCGTCGATGCTGCAACGCTTCGGCGACGAGCACCCGGTCATCGTCGCCGCGCGCCAGCAGCTCGCGCAGCTCGAAGGCGAACGCCAGAAGTTCGACACGCGTTTTCGCGACCTGCCGGCGACCGAGGTGAAGGCGGTGCAATTGCAGCGCGACGCGAAGGTGGCCGAGGACATCTACGTGCTGCTGCTGAACCGCATCCAGGAACTGTCGGTGCAGCGCGTCGGCACCGGCGGCAACGTGCACATCGTCGATTCGGCGATGCGGCCGGGCCAGCCGTCGAAGCCCAAGCGCGTGCTGATCGTGTCCGCCGCCGCGCTGCTCGGCCTGATTCTCGGCACCGGCTTCGTGCTGCTGCGCCGGAACATGTTCAAGGGCATCGTCGACGCGGAGCAGATCGAGCGTTCGTTCCATCTGCCGGTGTACGGGCTCGTGCCGCTGTCGTCCGAACAGGCGGCGCTCGAAAAACGCGGCCCCGCGCCGGGCGGCTCGCGGCTGCGCGAAGTGCTCGCGAATTCGCGGCCGCGCGACCTGACCGTCGAGAGCCTGCGCAGCCTGCGCACGTCGCTGCAGTTCAGCATGATGGACGCGAAGAACCGCGTGATCGTGCTGACCGGCTCGGTGCCGGGCGTCGGCAAGAGCTTTTTGACCGCGAACCTCGCGGTGCTGCTCGCGCATTCGGGCAAGCGCGTGCTGATGATCGACGGCGACATGCGGCGCGGCGCGCTCGAACGTTATCTGGGCGGCCCGCAGGAGGGCGGTTTCTCCGAACTGCTGTCCGGCCAGATCGCGCTCGACGAGGCGATCCGCTCGACCGAGATCGACAACCTGCATTTCGTGTCGTGCGGCCGCCGCCCGCCGAATCCGTCCGAACTGCTGATGTCGCCGCGTCTCGGCCAGTACCTCGACGGGCTGTCGAAGCGTTACGACGTGCTGCTGATCGACACGCCGCCGGTGCTCGCGGTGACCGACGCGGCGATCATCGGCGGCCACGCGGGCTCGACGTTCCTCGTGCTGCGCTCGGGCATGCATTCCGAAGGCGAGATCGCCGACACGCTGAAGCGGCTGCGCTCGGCCGGCGTCAACGTGCAGGGCGGCATCTTCAACGCGGTGCCGCAGCGCGCGCGCAACAGCTACGGCTATGGCTACACGGCGGTGCAGGAATACCTGAGCACCTGA
- a CDS encoding polysaccharide biosynthesis/export family protein, with protein MLKKQLSIALTLSAFLSACATAPGNYLNTSRLDEPSQTGPQPTYPVRLIDPQLVMQQAQAAAAAARSDLPPSRYPDPSAYVYHIAPQDILGVTVYDHPELSTPQASTFSAGGNTTQTVGQALTQPYTNALPGQSDPFGQTVSTDGSIFFPFIGRLRAAGKTPSQLRDELATRLVPYVRNPQVDVRVLAYRSQKVQVTGEVKTPGPLAVSDVPLTLVDAITRSGGTTGDADIQRVRLTRDHKLYVLDANRMLDRGDTTQDVLLQNGDVINVPDRSDSRIFVMGEVKTPTQMPMLKGRLTIADALTQAGGILDTDANPRQIFVMRGMKDNPTTPEIYRLDMTQPDSIMLSSQFQLQPLDVVYVGTASSATFNRVLQQVLPTIQTVFYLRQITR; from the coding sequence ATGCTGAAAAAACAACTTTCGATTGCGCTGACGTTGAGCGCGTTCCTGTCCGCGTGCGCGACCGCGCCGGGCAACTATCTCAACACGTCGCGGCTCGACGAGCCGTCGCAGACCGGGCCGCAGCCGACCTATCCGGTGCGCCTGATCGACCCGCAACTGGTGATGCAGCAGGCGCAGGCGGCCGCGGCCGCCGCGCGCAGCGATCTGCCGCCGTCGCGCTACCCGGACCCGTCCGCGTACGTGTATCACATCGCGCCGCAGGACATTCTCGGCGTGACCGTGTACGACCATCCGGAACTGTCCACGCCGCAGGCGTCCACCTTCTCGGCGGGCGGCAACACCACCCAGACGGTCGGCCAGGCGCTCACGCAGCCGTACACGAACGCGCTGCCGGGCCAGTCCGATCCGTTCGGGCAGACGGTGTCCACCGACGGCTCGATCTTCTTCCCGTTCATCGGCCGCCTGCGCGCGGCGGGCAAGACGCCGTCGCAACTGCGCGACGAACTGGCGACGCGGCTCGTGCCGTACGTGCGCAACCCGCAGGTGGACGTGCGCGTGCTCGCGTACCGCAGCCAGAAGGTGCAGGTGACCGGCGAGGTCAAGACGCCGGGGCCGCTCGCGGTCAGCGATGTGCCGCTCACGCTGGTCGATGCGATCACGCGCTCGGGCGGCACGACCGGCGACGCGGACATCCAGCGCGTGCGCCTCACGCGCGACCACAAGCTGTACGTGCTCGACGCGAACCGGATGCTCGATCGCGGCGACACCACCCAGGACGTGCTGCTGCAGAACGGCGACGTCATCAACGTGCCGGACCGCTCGGACAGCCGCATCTTCGTGATGGGCGAAGTGAAGACGCCGACCCAGATGCCGATGCTGAAGGGCCGCCTCACGATCGCGGACGCGTTGACCCAGGCGGGCGGCATCCTCGACACCGATGCGAACCCGCGCCAGATCTTCGTGATGCGCGGGATGAAGGACAACCCGACCACGCCGGAAATCTACCGGCTCGACATGACCCAGCCCGACTCGATCATGCTGTCGTCCCAGTTCCAGCTTCAGCCGCTGGACGTGGTGTACGTCGGCACGGCGTCGTCGGCCACTTTCAACCGCGTGTTGCAGCAGGTGCTGCCCACCATCCAGACCGTTTTTTATCTGCGGCAGATCACGCGCTGA
- a CDS encoding arsenate reductase/protein-tyrosine-phosphatase family protein — protein sequence MFNEVLVVCHANVCRSPAAEQLFRAWQREHPGTRGVVFHSAGLRALEGADMDPVMERLLGERGVEVGRHRARRLTGRLVRAADLVLVTERRQVSDVERIEPTARGKVYALGNWENADVVDPHGLHEAAYRESLALIERLVKGWLSRIC from the coding sequence ATGTTCAACGAAGTTCTGGTCGTCTGCCACGCGAACGTATGCCGTTCGCCCGCTGCGGAGCAGTTGTTCCGCGCGTGGCAGCGCGAGCATCCGGGCACGCGCGGCGTCGTGTTTCATTCGGCCGGGCTGCGCGCGCTCGAAGGCGCGGACATGGACCCGGTGATGGAGCGGCTGCTCGGCGAGCGCGGCGTCGAGGTCGGCCGGCATCGCGCGCGGCGGCTCACGGGCCGACTCGTGCGCGCGGCGGACCTCGTGCTCGTGACCGAGCGCCGCCAGGTGTCCGACGTCGAGCGGATCGAACCGACCGCGCGCGGCAAGGTGTACGCGCTCGGCAACTGGGAGAACGCCGACGTCGTCGATCCGCACGGGCTGCACGAGGCCGCGTACCGCGAGAGCCTCGCGCTCATTGAACGTCTGGTGAAGGGATGGCTGAGCCGAATATGCTGA